From a region of the Streptomyces venezuelae genome:
- a CDS encoding MFS transporter codes for MSDLHSGVAATGTGVRSRPRAVLPAFCLTQITSWGIVCYAFPVLNPAITADTGWSAGATTAAFSAALVVSAVAGIYVGRVLDHRGPRLVMTAGSVLAALSLLVIAAAPNLTVFFAGWLLAGAAMAAIFYPPAFAALTRWWAPDHVRALTIVTLAGGLAPTVFAPLTAILANHMSWRATSMVLAGILAVLTVPAHALALKAPWPPAPQCPPHVTGGHEQVVRSRAFRMLAVTFTLSAFTMYAVVIGLVPLLIERGYTTTQAAWALGLGGAGQTLGRTLYAGLASRPGVTARTVTLTALGALTTAALATVAGPYALLVAVSVLAGVIRGNLTLLQATAVTDRWGTTHYGRLSGLLGAPAHAAAALAPFAGAFLAGPLGGYPALFALLSALAVTAAAAALGARAHHPEGEGAVSLGRS; via the coding sequence GTGAGCGACCTTCACAGCGGCGTGGCCGCGACCGGGACGGGGGTCCGGTCGCGGCCACGCGCCGTCCTGCCCGCCTTCTGCCTCACCCAGATCACCAGCTGGGGCATCGTCTGCTACGCCTTCCCCGTCCTCAACCCGGCCATCACCGCGGACACCGGGTGGAGTGCGGGCGCTACCACCGCAGCGTTCTCCGCCGCCCTCGTCGTTTCCGCCGTCGCCGGAATCTACGTCGGCCGCGTCCTCGACCACCGCGGTCCGCGCCTGGTCATGACCGCGGGCTCCGTCCTCGCCGCGCTGAGCCTGCTGGTCATCGCCGCGGCCCCCAACCTGACTGTCTTCTTCGCCGGATGGCTGCTCGCCGGAGCGGCGATGGCGGCCATCTTCTACCCGCCGGCCTTCGCCGCCCTCACCCGCTGGTGGGCCCCCGACCACGTCCGCGCCCTCACCATCGTCACCCTCGCCGGCGGACTCGCCCCCACGGTCTTCGCGCCACTGACCGCGATCCTCGCCAACCACATGTCCTGGCGGGCCACCTCCATGGTCCTCGCCGGGATCCTCGCGGTGCTGACCGTCCCGGCCCACGCCCTCGCCCTCAAAGCCCCTTGGCCACCCGCTCCGCAGTGCCCGCCGCACGTCACCGGCGGGCACGAACAGGTCGTGCGCAGCCGGGCGTTCCGGATGCTGGCCGTCACCTTCACCCTGTCCGCGTTCACCATGTACGCCGTCGTCATCGGCCTCGTCCCCCTCCTGATCGAACGCGGCTACACCACCACCCAAGCCGCCTGGGCCCTCGGCCTCGGCGGCGCCGGCCAGACCCTCGGCCGCACTTTGTACGCGGGCCTGGCCAGCCGGCCGGGTGTCACGGCCCGCACCGTCACGCTGACCGCGCTCGGCGCCCTCACCACCGCGGCCCTCGCCACCGTGGCCGGCCCCTACGCCCTCCTTGTTGCCGTGTCCGTCCTCGCCGGGGTGATCCGCGGCAACCTCACCCTGCTCCAGGCCACCGCCGTCACCGACCGCTGGGGCACCACCCACTACGGCCGCCTCTCCGGACTGCTCGGAGCACCTGCCCACGCCGCGGCCGCCCTTGCCCCCTTCGCCGGGGCCTTCCTGGCCGGACCCCTCGGCGGATACCCCGCACTCTTCGCACTGCTCTCCGCGCTGGCGGTCACCGCTGCTGCCGCGGCTCTCGGAGCCCGCGCGCATCACCCCGAAGGCGAAGGGGCAGTCTCCCTCGGCAGGAGCTGA